TCCTGCTAACAGCAGCCCGATCAAATACGAAATTGATAAAGACACCGATAGCCTGATGGTAGACCGGTTCATGGCTACCCCCATGTTTTACCCTGCTAACTACGGCTATATCCCCAACACATTGTCTGAAGATGGCGATGCGCTGGACGTATTGGTCGTCACCCCTTACCCCGTGGTACCCGGCTCAGTGATCCGTGCGCGTCCCATCGGCATCCTGAACATGAGCGACGAAGCGGGCCAAGACGCCAAATTGCTAGCCGTGCCCCACGATAAGCTGAGCGTGTTGTACAAAGACGTGAAAGAGCCTTCTGACCTTCCACCTCTGCTAATTCAGCAAATCGAACATTTCTTTGAAAACTACAAAGATCTGGAAAAAGGCAAGTGGGTTAAGATTGACGGCTGGGCTGACAGCAAAGCTGCCTTGGCCGAAGTTGAAAAAGCGGCTGCCGCTTACAAAGGCTAAAATCGTCTTGCTTGGCGGGGTCAGAGCTTGGCCCCGCAACGACACAAGCCCTGCCACACACAATCGTTCGGAGATTCCCTCCGACCTCCTCCCTGCTTAACCTCACCCCTGCCTCAACACCTTCCCTGTTAGCTACGCAGCACAGCCCCTCATCTGCAACGCCCTTTAAAGCGCAGCCCTTATGCAACACACAATAGCCCGTATTGGGCACAGCAAATCAAGGTAGGGGGAATAGCTCGCTGCCAACATTCAAGCGCGAAAAAACAAGGGGAAAGAAGCAAAATGGTAAATTGCTGGCGCGCCCGGAACCGGGCGCGCTAGACATAGAACAGCATCATCACCGCTGAATTACAAGGTTTCACTGCTCTGCAGTCACTGGAACAAATTACTAAACCCAAGTTGATCAACTTGCTTACTGAACTTTGGGCATAGCTTCCAGAAGGCGCTGATATAACTTTGAGTTTTTGTGGATAGACTTATGCTTAGCATAGGCATCCACCGCACGCTCCCAAGCATCATCACTGCCATGCGCATTAAGAGAGAAGCTCGTACACACTGTTTTCTTCTCAACCTTAGAGGCAACACCCACCTGAAAAATCGGCGTTAAATTGCCGCTTTTCTCGGTTTTGAGCAGGTAACTAATGCCTCGTACGGTACCGTCTGGCTTAAAGCAACGGTCTTCCTTGGTATCCTCAAGATAACGAAGCTGACGTTCTTCGAGCTCAGCATCCCGCTCTATCGCTTCCTTTTCTATCTGTTTCTTTTGACGCCCTTCCAGTCGCTTCCCGTCCTTTTTCAAGGAGAAATATTCTTGAAACAATTCTCCCGCAACGGTTCTGCGCACCCGGTAGCCGTAAAACGCTCTGTTATCCAGTAATTTAACGCTCACAAGCACCTCTATAATTTTTTGTTAGTTCCAACGCAATATACCATATGTCCATAAATGTGTCTGACGATTTCACCAAGCGGTAGCTTGTTACTACACAAAACTGGAGAAGCGTCACAAAACACGCCTCCGCATACCGCCATCAAGCCTCGTCAATATTCTGATCCATATTTAACGCTGGAAGTTCATTGGTTTCTCGACCAACTTGCTTCGCCGGGACACCTGCCACAGTCGTAAAGGGACCTACGTCACAAAGCACTACACTTCCCGCCGCAATTTTGGCGCCTTCACCCACATTGATTCCGCCCAGTACCTTCGCGCCAGCACTGATCAAAACCCCATCCCCGATGCGAGGATGCCGAAGTCCTCGGCGACTGCCGCAGCCGCCCAATGTTACAGAGTGCAACATCGACACATTGTTCCCCACTACCGCTGTTTCTCCTATAACTAAACCGGTGGCGTGATCAATCATAATGCCACTGCCCAGCGTTGCCGCCGGGTGAATATCGACGTCAAACGCTGTTGCAATGCGGTTTTGCAGGAACAATGCCATTGAGATTCTGCCCTGCTGCCACAACCAGTGGGCGATGCGATAGCCCTGAACCGCCTGAAAGCCCTTAAAGTATAAAAACGGCATACCGTAATGGTCGCAGGCAGGATCCCGATCAAAATGTGCGCAAATATCATCTGCTGCGGCACGAACAATACCCGGATCTGCCGCCATGGCCTCATGAAAGACGTCCCGTACCAACATCGCCGGTACCGAGTCACACCCCAGCTTACCCGCAATTTGAAAACTCAATGCCGCAGGAAAATCCGGATGATTTAGAATACTGGCATGGTAAAAACTCGCCAGCACTGGCTCATTACCACCGTATTGCTGGGCTTCTGTCGTCATTGCTGACCACAACTCTGCCACCGACAAACTCATTTTTTCTCCTGTCTCTAATTCAGACTTAAGGCTGAAGGGCAACCGACAAACAAAACTGCTCCGGGTAGGCCGCAGAGGGCACGGCAATATAACGCTGATAAATTTCCGTCAACCTCGCCAAAATTTGGGGTTTTAAACACACATCGGCTCGATCCAAAGCCTCGGCAAGCACCCCAGGCCGCAAACTGCGCTCATACAAAAACGAGAGTGGCGCATAGCTTAAGTGCCAGCGCTCTGGAGCAATGCCACCACGATCAACATCGTAGGGACGGAAAAACCCCTGCCCCAACCCTGCCTGAAATTGCTCATCCAGCCAGTTGTGCATGGCAGCAAAGGGGCCATCCCCTTCCACCTCCTGCGGCGTTAACTGTACATCGTAATCAGCGGGCACCGCCCCAGCATCGTAAATATCAATATCCGTTCCCCAGTGGTGACGAGACGCTCCCGGCAAAGCCGACCATCGCAGAATAACATCCACTAATTGGGATTCACTTAGTGCCGCGAAGTCCAACACCGCCCCGGCCGAGTCAAGCAACGTTCGCTGGCCACTGGCTTTGGCATTCCAAATGGCCCGCTGGCGATCAAAGTCCCGAAAACCGCTGATAATTTGCATATCAAACCCAGCATCAGCTGCGTTTGACTGCAACGCCCGAAAAGGCGTCACAATCTCTGGATGCACCGGTTTACCCAGCGAAGTGTCCATCAGCTCACTTCGCTGGCCCAGTAACAGCTCAATGGGAATTTCTGATGACGATTTAGACATTGACAGACTACCAAGGGACTTGCACATTCTGGCATCATACTACCCCGTGCAATCCCCGTCTAAGCAGGAATCGTCCCAGTGGAAACACCCGGCAAACGCAAAAAAGTCGCCCTGGCATTAGGTAGTGGCTCGGCAAGAGGTATGGCGCATATTGGCGTGATTCAGCGCTTGCAAGAACTTGGCGTAGGCCCAGACATCATCTGTGGCACCTCTATCGGCGCGCTAATTGGCGGCTGCTACCTCACCGGCAAACTCGACCACTTCAGTGATTGGATTCAACATCTCAGCAACGCCCAAGTATTTCATTATATGAGTGTCAGCCTCTCTGCCACCGGCGGCGTCGCCCATGCCACCCGATTAATGGACTTTTTTGCCCAAGAATACGGCAACCCCGATATAGAATCGTTGCCACTTCCCTTTGCCGCCGTCGCCACCGACTTGTATCGAGGCCGAGAAATCTGGCTTCAGCGAGGACCCCTCTGGAACGCGGTCAGAGCCTCAATCGCCATCCCCGGCGTGCTCACCCCCATCAGCAAAGACGACGACGCCTGGCTGGTAGACGGTGGCTTAGTAAACCCTGTGCCGGTGTCGGTCTGTCGCGCACTGGGCGGCGACATCATCATTGGGGTCGACTTAAACAGCGACATACTGGGGCGACGCAAAGTAATTACCGATGTGGCGGCCCCCACCAATGAAGAAATTGCCGAGGAAGAAGAATCAGAAGAAGACAAAAATATTGACCCAGAAGAAGCGGCCGAACTCTCTGCTTTTGGCCGTTTTACCCAATCCTTAAAAGAAGCCGCCGCTAACTTTCGCAGTGACGAAAACAGTAAACCCGTCGCCCCTGGCACATTAAGCGTAATGATGAGTGCCATTAACATCATGCAAGACCGCATCACCCGGTCGCGACTGGCCGGCGAACCCGCCGACATTATGCTGTGGCCACGACTTGGCCACATCGGCTTGCTGGAATTCAGCAAAGCCCAGGAAGCCATAGAGGAAGGCCGAGACGCGGTGGACAGAATGCTACCAGCGATTCGACACACCTTTGAGCGCGAAGGAGATTTTCGCCTCAGCACAGCGGACATTCCACAAAGCGATGACTGACCAAGCTCCCCAGCGGGTCTTAAATATTGCCGATTTGAATGACCCCGGCAGCCGGGGCTTTAGCCATGCAGGCCGAGCTTATTTTGCGGTGCGCTATCAGGGACAGTTACGGGTATACCGCAACCTCTGCCCCCATCGTCAGATCGGTCTGGATTGGCAGCCTGATGCTTTTTTCGATAGCAGTAACAGTCTCATTCAGTGTGCCAGCCACGGTGCCCTGTTTCTGATCGAAACCGGCGAATGCGTTTCTGGCCCCTGTCAGGGAGAGTATTTAGAGGCTGTCGACTTTGAGCAGCAAGGAGACTGGCTATACCTCCGCGTTTAAACCAAACGGCTTAAACACTCACCGGTAACGCTCTCACCAAACGTATCTGGGTAAGATTAATATCCGCTCCCAGCGCCACCACCTCTAAGCCTTTTGCCACCGCATCCCTTAAAACCTGGGCATAATACGGGTCAATATCTACTGCGGGGGCGACCGATTCAATGCCGCTGTGCAACACCGCAAAGCACAGCACCACGCGATAACCCGCCGCTTTAAGGCGCAATAATTCTTCAATATGACGGGCCGCCCGAGCGCTGACCGCATCGGGAAACTGCCCCACTCCGCCACCACAATGCAAGGTCACTGATTTAACCTCCATAAAACATTGCCACGGATCACTCTTCCCGTTCGCCTCCCCCTCATCTTCAGCCAACGCAAAATCAATACGGCTACCGCTGGGCAACTTCCACTCCCCGCGCCAACGGGTGTACTTGGCCAGCAGGGGGATACTTCCCAGCATCAGTGCTTCCGCCACCAAACGGTTGGCTAAAGCAGAGTGAATACACACGCTATGGCCATCACTGGTTTCGACAATCTCCCAGGTGTAGGGCGTCTTGCGCTTGGGGTTATGACTTTTTGACAGATACACTCGACTGCCCGGCTCCGCACAACCCGTCATTGCACCAGTGTTAGGGCAGTGGACGACTAACTCTTGGCCGTCGTCCAACACCACATCGGCAAGAAATCGTTTGTAACGACGCGTTAAACGCCCACCTATGAGTGGCTCAGGCCATTCCATTCTTTACTCCCACATTGAAACGCCATCAAAACCCGTCGCACCACCGTGTTTTGCCACCTTATGCAAGGCTCAAGGGCTGGCAATCGTGTTATTGTAAGGGGCATAGCCATTAGCCAACACATCCTATTCACCGCTATTTGGAAGCCCATGCTAAAGACTATTTCAATTTTCATCCTGGTTTTTTTCGTCGTTGTTTTTGCGGCTATCAGCACTGCGCTTATTCACCCCAATTTACTCCGGGGTGCAATCAGTTCCGGCGCAGAGCGCTTTGCTGGCCTTGAACTGAATATTGGCGAGCTGCACAGCCACCTCAACCCACTGCGTTTTGAGCTTAAGCAAGTGAGTATTCGCAACCCGGACTGGGGCGACGAAAAACTGCTACAGCTAGACGACTTAAAGCTGCAATTAACCGAACTCCCCTTTGCCGCGGAACCCTTTTGGGACCTTTATGGCAACGGCATCACCATCGTCGTGGCCAGAAATGAGAAAGGTGAACTCAACTGGATCAGCAGTAAATTAGCCAGCGGCGAAACAACGCCCCCCGAACAAACCACCGCACCCCCAGGCAGCCTGCTCCCCTCAGACTTCAACTTCAATGACATCAAGCTCGAAAACGTGAGCTTTACATGGCGCAACGGCGAGCTGGAAGAAACAGTGGTACTGCCCCTCGTAAGCGCCCAGCGGGTCGAAGCGGGCAACGGCAAGTTACGCCTGAATGTAGAATACCGAGAAGAACGCTTTGAAATTGAAAGCAAGGTTGATTTGTTTGATCCCAAAAACGGCATCTTAAATTATCAACTCGGGCTGCAGCACCAAGATGCGCAGCTCAAAACCAAAGGCCGCTTGGTATTAAGCCCCGATCTGAAAGGAAGTGAAATAGACGTGGATTTAGCGGTGCAGGACCTTAGCCGCCTAGCGGCTTTAGCCGAGGCGGAAGCGCCTGTCCTTCCTCCCACCACCGTGACAGCCACACTGGCATTTACACCCGATTATGAAATTCGAGACCTCGCATTAAAAAGCGGTGATAGCGAAATCAATGGTAACGTCACCGTCAGTCAAGGAGACTTTGCAGTCACAGCAGATCTCACCGCCCCCTTTGTCGATATCGACCAGTTATTTCCTGCTAGCACCGAAGAAGAAAGCGAGGACGAAGAAAGTACCGAAGAGGGGCCAATTGACTGGCAGTGGTTAGACAATATCAATCTCGCCCTAAAAGCCAAAATTAACACCCTTAACGCGAGAGGCTGGGCGGTTAGCAATTTAGGCATCGACACCAACATTAAGGAAAAAATCACTGCGGACATCAGCGCTGCAGAAATTAACGAGGCCCAAACTCAACGTCAGTTTAACGATGTTGCGATAAGCGCTAATCTCGACCCGCTATCCACTACCACCCAAGGTGCGGATCTCAGCAGCAAGCTCAAACTGCGCTTAGGGGACATTCAGCTCAACGCCAATGGTCCTTTAAATGTAAATGGTCTGAAGGGCACCGAGTTAACCGTGAAAGGCTCCGCCCCCCAGACCGCCGCCATTTGGCAACTGGCCCAACTGCCCTGGAAAGAGGCGGGGCCACTGGCCATTGAGGCCACTCTCGCTAGCGACGGAGAACGCCATAGTGCCAAGGGCAGCGCCAATATGGGCCAGCAAAAAACCGAGTTCGATTTGCGCTACTTGGACCAAGCTCGACCCCGCTTAGACGGCGAGTTGGAATTGAGCAAGCTGGACTTAGCTTTTATTAACGAGGCCAAACCCCTTGCCGAAGCAGGCGATGAGCCTAAGGCCAACACCTCTAAAAAAGGACCGCTATTTAGTCAGGAACCGATTGCCTTAGATGCCTTAAAGGGGATTGACGCCAAACTGGTGATTACCCTCAACGATATCGACACCGGTTACAACT
The DNA window shown above is from Spongiibacter sp. IMCC21906 and carries:
- the ppa gene encoding inorganic diphosphatase; the encoded protein is MSYSKIPAGKELPHDIYVAIEIPANSSPIKYEIDKDTDSLMVDRFMATPMFYPANYGYIPNTLSEDGDALDVLVVTPYPVVPGSVIRARPIGILNMSDEAGQDAKLLAVPHDKLSVLYKDVKEPSDLPPLLIQQIEHFFENYKDLEKGKWVKIDGWADSKAALAEVEKAAAAYKG
- the cysE gene encoding serine O-acetyltransferase produces the protein MSLSVAELWSAMTTEAQQYGGNEPVLASFYHASILNHPDFPAALSFQIAGKLGCDSVPAMLVRDVFHEAMAADPGIVRAAADDICAHFDRDPACDHYGMPFLYFKGFQAVQGYRIAHWLWQQGRISMALFLQNRIATAFDVDIHPAATLGSGIMIDHATGLVIGETAVVGNNVSMLHSVTLGGCGSRRGLRHPRIGDGVLISAGAKVLGGINVGEGAKIAAGSVVLCDVGPFTTVAGVPAKQVGRETNELPALNMDQNIDEA
- a CDS encoding M15 family metallopeptidase; this translates as MSKSSSEIPIELLLGQRSELMDTSLGKPVHPEIVTPFRALQSNAADAGFDMQIISGFRDFDRQRAIWNAKASGQRTLLDSAGAVLDFAALSESQLVDVILRWSALPGASRHHWGTDIDIYDAGAVPADYDVQLTPQEVEGDGPFAAMHNWLDEQFQAGLGQGFFRPYDVDRGGIAPERWHLSYAPLSFLYERSLRPGVLAEALDRADVCLKPQILARLTEIYQRYIAVPSAAYPEQFCLSVALQP
- a CDS encoding patatin-like phospholipase family protein, which gives rise to METPGKRKKVALALGSGSARGMAHIGVIQRLQELGVGPDIICGTSIGALIGGCYLTGKLDHFSDWIQHLSNAQVFHYMSVSLSATGGVAHATRLMDFFAQEYGNPDIESLPLPFAAVATDLYRGREIWLQRGPLWNAVRASIAIPGVLTPISKDDDAWLVDGGLVNPVPVSVCRALGGDIIIGVDLNSDILGRRKVITDVAAPTNEEIAEEEESEEDKNIDPEEAAELSAFGRFTQSLKEAAANFRSDENSKPVAPGTLSVMMSAINIMQDRITRSRLAGEPADIMLWPRLGHIGLLEFSKAQEAIEEGRDAVDRMLPAIRHTFEREGDFRLSTADIPQSDD
- a CDS encoding Rieske 2Fe-2S domain-containing protein translates to MTDQAPQRVLNIADLNDPGSRGFSHAGRAYFAVRYQGQLRVYRNLCPHRQIGLDWQPDAFFDSSNSLIQCASHGALFLIETGECVSGPCQGEYLEAVDFEQQGDWLYLRV
- the sfsA gene encoding DNA/RNA nuclease SfsA: MEWPEPLIGGRLTRRYKRFLADVVLDDGQELVVHCPNTGAMTGCAEPGSRVYLSKSHNPKRKTPYTWEIVETSDGHSVCIHSALANRLVAEALMLGSIPLLAKYTRWRGEWKLPSGSRIDFALAEDEGEANGKSDPWQCFMEVKSVTLHCGGGVGQFPDAVSARAARHIEELLRLKAAGYRVVLCFAVLHSGIESVAPAVDIDPYYAQVLRDAVAKGLEVVALGADINLTQIRLVRALPVSV
- a CDS encoding AsmA family protein — translated: MLKTISIFILVFFVVVFAAISTALIHPNLLRGAISSGAERFAGLELNIGELHSHLNPLRFELKQVSIRNPDWGDEKLLQLDDLKLQLTELPFAAEPFWDLYGNGITIVVARNEKGELNWISSKLASGETTPPEQTTAPPGSLLPSDFNFNDIKLENVSFTWRNGELEETVVLPLVSAQRVEAGNGKLRLNVEYREERFEIESKVDLFDPKNGILNYQLGLQHQDAQLKTKGRLVLSPDLKGSEIDVDLAVQDLSRLAALAEAEAPVLPPTTVTATLAFTPDYEIRDLALKSGDSEINGNVTVSQGDFAVTADLTAPFVDIDQLFPASTEEESEDEESTEEGPIDWQWLDNINLALKAKINTLNARGWAVSNLGIDTNIKEKITADISAAEINEAQTQRQFNDVAISANLDPLSTTTQGADLSSKLKLRLGDIQLNANGPLNVNGLKGTELTVKGSAPQTAAIWQLAQLPWKEAGPLAIEATLASDGERHSAKGSANMGQQKTEFDLRYLDQARPRLDGELELSKLDLAFINEAKPLAEAGDEPKANTSKKGPLFSQEPIALDALKGIDAKLVITLNDIDTGYNLLKRAKLNPQLDNGKFTLQKSTLQFDHGEASIAAELDSNGNEPSLKTSFKLSSDDFGQLGLDKAAGIRGGNGRIELEADSRGQSPAELAANLNADINAKITDLEAKGNALNLIGSDLLTEMISKLNPFAKKRTMTDIECVAVHFSGKNGKLVSNNGIALETDATKIVGTGNIDLADESLSFGVSPIARKGVGINIGAAAGLVRLAGSLQKPRIVADASGMVSSGLSTGAAIYTGGLSLLAQGLYKRAMYAGSSCDGSLEEVPEVEELPDELINPPAPQPGNAPSASGLTQPNNAEAVTPQ